A window of the Zonotrichia leucophrys gambelii isolate GWCS_2022_RI unplaced genomic scaffold, RI_Zleu_2.0 Scaffold_309_62330, whole genome shotgun sequence genome harbors these coding sequences:
- the LOC135441487 gene encoding acrosin-like — translation MAPLWLLLLLLAAPARATWDSCDGTCGLQPMAEEFGGGSGPVPGAWPGLASIQDPLRAGSGHVCGGSLIAPGWLLTAARCLPRNVTACRVVLGAADLSDPGPEAQVRRVRRARLHPGLDVALLQLQPPARCSDFVQLGCVSRAGQQRGTEGIGPCYTAGWAPLAGTAPPREVMREAQVRLLPPELCDSAGSAAPAQVCAEHPRGGSDTCQGDPGAPLVCRFRGSGPFWLLGVTASGRGCVFTPAWLFSRWILRQLESPEPIDTFTSTGSSTGSSPGGNGSTESSGGSGPELEEPNAVLLRFFSVMRDLIRFLRDTAGG, via the exons atggctccgctctggctcctgctgctcctgctggccgcGCCCGCCCGCGCCACCTGGGACTCGTGCGA CGGAACGTGCGGTCTCCAGCCCATGGCCGAGGAGttcggcggcggctccgggccgGTTCCCGGGGCCTGGCCGGGGCTGGCGAGCATCCAGGACCCGCTGCGGGCCGGCAGCGGCCACGTCTGCGGCGGGAGCCTGATCGCGCCCGGCTGGCTGCTGACCGCGGCGCGCTGCCTGCCCCG gaaCGTCACCGCCTGCCGGGTGGTGCTGGGCGCCGCCGACCTGAGCGACCCCGGGCCCGAGGCTCAGGTGCGGCGGGTGCGGCGGGCGCGGCTGCACCCGGGGCTGGACGTggcgctgctgcagctgcagccgcCGGCGCGGTGCAGCGACTTCGTGCAGCTGGGCTGCGTCAGCCGCGCCGGGCAGCAGCGGGGCACCGAGGGCATCGGGCCGTGCTACACCGCGGGCTGGGCACCGCTGGCGGGCACAG ccccgccccggGAGGTGATGCGGGAGGCGCAGGTGCGGCTGCTCCCGCCCGAGCTCTGCGACAGCGCCGggagcgcggccccggcccAGGTGTGCGCGGAGCACCCGCGGGGCGGCTCCGACACCTGCCAG GGTGACCCGGGTGCGCCCCTCGTGTGCCGGTTCCGGGGCTCGGGCCCGTTCTGGCTCCTCGGTGTCACCGCCAGCGGCCGCGGCTGCGTCTTCACGCCGGCCTGGCTCTTCAGCCGCTGGATCCTGCGGCAGCTGGAGAGCCCCGAGCCCATCGACACCTTCACGAGCACCGGCAGCAGCACCGGCAGCAGCCCCGGGGGCAACGGGAGCACCGAGagcagcggcgggagcggcccggAGCTCGAAGAGCCGAACGCGGTGCTGCTGCGGTTCTTCTCCGTGATGCGGGACTTGATCCGCTTCCTGCGGGACACCGCGGGCGGCTGA